The following DNA comes from Amycolatopsis albispora.
GAGCACCTCGTGCGCGACGTGCGCGACCCGGCGCACGCGGTCGAAGTCGCACTCCGGCATCGGATCCAGGTCGATCCGCCACTCGTCCGGGTGCTCGGTGTCCGCGCGCCGCGAGTTCCACGGGTGGAACTCCACAGTGGACATCTGCACCGCCCAGATGACGCTGGCCAGCTCGGTCACGCACAGTTCGTCGGCGTGCCTGCCGTACCGCGGGAAGTGCACCCGGACGGTCTCCAGCCACGGCGGCGCGCCACCGGGCACGCGCTTCTGGTGCACCTTCTCCCCGGCCACCCCGGACGGGAACCGGTGCAGCATGCACGGCCGCTCACGCAGCGCGCGCACGATGCCGTCACCCACCGAAAGGTAGTAGTTGACCAGGTCGAGCTTGGTCTCACCCCGGGCGGGGAAGTACACCCGATCCGGGTTCGACACCCGGACCGTGCGCGGGCCGACCTCGATCTCCACCGCGGGTGACTTGCTCATGCGACCACGCTAACGCGCCGATCACCACGACGGGTCGAACCGGACGCCCTTCTCGTAGAACTCGTCATCCGATTCGGGCTCGGCGCGCTTCTCCGGCTCACGCCACGAACCGGACCGGTCACGGAGAATGCCGGTCTCCGGCTTCCCGCCAGAACCCGGCCCAGAGCCAGACCCGGCCGCCCCGGCGTCCGG
Coding sequences within:
- the ligD gene encoding non-homologous end-joining DNA ligase, with the protein product MSKSPAVEIEVGPRTVRVSNPDRVYFPARGETKLDLVNYYLSVGDGIVRALRERPCMLHRFPSGVAGEKVHQKRVPGGAPPWLETVRVHFPRYGRHADELCVTELASVIWAVQMSTVEFHPWNSRRADTEHPDEWRIDLDPMPECDFDRVRRVAHVAHEVLDELGITGWPKTSGGDGLHVYVRIKPDRGFQEVRRAALAFAKEVERRAPDDVTTAWWRKDREPDKVFVDYNQNTRDHTIASAYSVRGVPEAVVSTPITWAEVDEVEPRECTIGVVSRRFAELGDPHEKIDDVAYTVDTLLEWADRDGLDKGD